The following proteins come from a genomic window of Rutidosis leptorrhynchoides isolate AG116_Rl617_1_P2 chromosome 10, CSIRO_AGI_Rlap_v1, whole genome shotgun sequence:
- the LOC139873083 gene encoding AP2/ERF and B3 domain-containing transcription factor At1g50680-like: protein MSLSSNATITTKETSNSTSGNKLPRGTHTQISQRRKHDNHPKYKGAFKQPNQNWGCQIYFNYERIWLGTFESEIEAAYAYDSAALKLRNGNWNGNFDRNFPWTDITAHELLFQKLFDTKTVINMIRDNSYPSKLAMYLHLLNGPAQEVSGGYFRKILFQKELTPSDVGKLNRLVIPKKDALEFFPQGPAGQNGQGAEISKLTFFDNNNRLWIFRYSYWKSSRTFVLSRGWKKFVSAHNLKSHDVITFMVSQQGGDHVNWPSAVNVIEVTYRNSVGVSDRNVGEVLNDVNGGGTVGPAESIGNGFSAVEGGNENSIKEYEDEGGDGSNESVARKKGFRLFGMQIY from the coding sequence ATGAGTTTAAGTTCAAACGCTACCATCACCacaaaggaaacatcaaactcaacAAGTGGAAATAAGCTACCCCGCGGGACCCACACTCAGATATCTCAAAGGCGCAAACATGATAACCATCCTAAATACAAAGGAGCGTTCAAGCAACCAAACCAAAACTGGGGATGCCAAATTTACTTCAATTACGAGCGGATTTGGCTCGGTACGTTTGAATCCGAAATTGAGGCTGCATATGCATACGATTCCGCTGCCCTTAAACTTCGGAACGGGAATTGGAACGGCAATTTTGACCGTAATTTCCCGTGGACCGACATAACCGCCCATGAGTTATTATTCCAAAAGTTGTTCGATACAAAAACCGTAATCAATATGATTAGAGACAATTCTTACCCTTCGAAACTTGCAATGTACCTACACCTCCTAAATGGGCCCGCACAGGAAGTTAGTGGAGGGTATTTTcgtaaaatactatttcaaaaaGAGTTGACTCCAAGTGACGTCGGGAAACTGAATCGGTTAGTGATCCCGAAAAAAGATGCTTTGGAGTTTTTCCCACAGGGTCCAGCGGGTCAAAACGGTCAAGGTGCGGAAATAAGCAAGTTAACGTTTTTCGACAACAATAATAGGCTGTGGATATTTAGATACAGTTACTGGAAAAGTAGCCGTACTTTTGTCTTAAGTCGGGGATGGAAAAAGTTTGTGAGTGCACATAATCTGAAGTCACATGACGTCATCACTTTTATGGTGTCCCAGCAGGGCGGCGACCATGTAAATTGGCCTTCGGCGGTGAATGTAATTGAGGTTACGTATAGGAACTCAGTGGGTGTTAGTGATCGTAATGttggtgaagtgttgaatgatgttAATGGCGGTGGTACTGTTGGTCCAGCTGAGTCGATCGGGAACGGGTTCTCGGCTGTTGAGGGTGGTAATGAGAATTCAATTAAGGAATATGAAGATGAGGGTGGGGATGGTTCTAATGAATCAGTTGCAAGGAAGAAAGGGTTTAGGCTTTTTGGGATGCAAATTTATTGA